The proteins below come from a single Mucilaginibacter mali genomic window:
- a CDS encoding 3-hydroxyacyl-CoA dehydrogenase/enoyl-CoA hydratase family protein, which produces MSVKRVIKKVAVLGSGVMGSRIACHFANIGVQVLLLDIVPKDAAADKKSRNKIVDDALAFALKSNPSPIYLKSFAKRITTGNFDDDMPKIAECDWVIEVVVERLDIKQQVFAKVEQFRKQGMLITSNTSGIPIHLMTEGRSDDFKKHFCGSHFFNPPRYLKLLEIIPTKDTLPEVTDFLMHFGEKFLGKTTVLAKDTPAFIGNRIGVFSIMSILHYVEKTGMTVEEVDKLTGPVIGHPKSATFRTTDVVGLDTMIHVANGLHENAPNDEANALFNIPAYVSGMQTNNWLGSKTNQGFYKKEKVNGKNEFYALDLKTLEYKPSQKVKFPVLETTKTVDNMSDRLKMLFAAKDKAGDFYRDVFFQLFAYASNRIPEISDELYKIDAAMNAGFGWEMGPFEKWDALGVESTVKAMEAAGNKPAQWVYDMLESGARSFYKVEDGHKRYYDIPSKTYKIIPGTEQFILLDNIRANKTIWKNSGTTITDIGDGIINLEFHTKMNTIGGEVIEGINKAITLAEKDYKGLVISNEGANFSAGANVGMIFMMAVEQEYDELSMVIRAFQNTMMRIRYSSIPVVIAPHQMALGGGCEMCLHADKVVAHAETYMGLVEFGVGLIPGGGGTKEFALRLSDELQDGDIEMNNFRERFLTIGQAKVSTSAYEAFELGYLKKGRDVVVVSEKRLLAEAKNQCLLLADEGYVQPIKRADIRVLGRQALGLGYVGANSMYSGNYISEHDVKISQKLAYVLCGGDLSQPTTVSEDYLLDLEREAFLQLCTERKTLERIQSIITGGKVLRN; this is translated from the coding sequence ATGAGTGTTAAACGAGTAATAAAAAAAGTAGCCGTGCTGGGTTCAGGTGTGATGGGGAGCAGGATAGCCTGCCACTTCGCCAATATTGGAGTACAGGTGCTGCTGCTGGATATTGTACCAAAAGATGCCGCTGCCGATAAAAAAAGCAGGAATAAGATCGTAGACGATGCGCTGGCATTCGCGCTGAAATCTAACCCATCGCCTATTTACCTTAAGTCGTTCGCTAAGCGTATCACTACCGGCAATTTTGACGATGATATGCCCAAAATTGCCGAATGCGATTGGGTGATAGAAGTAGTAGTGGAGCGCCTGGATATCAAACAACAGGTATTTGCCAAAGTAGAGCAGTTCCGCAAGCAAGGTATGCTCATCACCAGCAATACATCGGGTATACCTATTCACCTGATGACCGAAGGCCGTAGCGACGACTTTAAGAAACACTTTTGCGGAAGCCACTTCTTTAACCCGCCTCGTTATCTGAAACTGCTGGAGATCATTCCAACAAAAGATACGCTGCCCGAGGTTACAGATTTCCTGATGCACTTCGGTGAGAAGTTCCTGGGCAAGACCACCGTATTGGCCAAAGATACTCCCGCCTTTATCGGCAACCGTATCGGGGTGTTCAGTATCATGAGCATCCTGCATTATGTGGAGAAGACCGGTATGACAGTTGAAGAAGTGGATAAGCTGACCGGCCCGGTTATCGGTCACCCCAAATCGGCTACGTTCCGTACCACGGATGTGGTGGGTTTGGATACAATGATCCATGTAGCTAATGGCCTGCACGAAAACGCGCCCAATGACGAGGCTAACGCCCTGTTCAACATCCCCGCATATGTAAGCGGGATGCAAACGAACAACTGGCTGGGCAGCAAGACCAATCAGGGTTTCTACAAAAAAGAGAAAGTTAACGGCAAGAACGAGTTCTATGCCTTAGACCTGAAAACGCTGGAATACAAGCCATCGCAAAAAGTAAAATTCCCGGTGCTGGAAACCACCAAAACGGTGGATAATATGAGCGACAGGCTGAAAATGTTGTTCGCTGCGAAAGATAAGGCTGGTGATTTTTACCGTGATGTATTTTTCCAGTTGTTCGCTTATGCTAGCAACCGTATCCCCGAGATATCCGACGAGTTATACAAAATAGATGCCGCCATGAACGCCGGTTTCGGCTGGGAAATGGGGCCGTTCGAAAAATGGGATGCCTTGGGTGTGGAATCTACGGTTAAAGCCATGGAAGCCGCGGGTAACAAACCTGCGCAATGGGTATACGATATGTTGGAAAGCGGCGCTAGGTCGTTCTATAAAGTAGAGGACGGGCATAAAAGGTATTACGATATCCCATCCAAAACCTACAAGATCATCCCGGGTACCGAGCAGTTCATCCTGCTGGATAATATTCGAGCCAATAAAACCATCTGGAAGAACAGCGGTACTACCATTACCGATATTGGCGATGGTATCATCAACCTGGAGTTCCATACCAAAATGAATACCATTGGCGGTGAGGTGATAGAAGGCATTAACAAAGCCATCACCCTTGCCGAAAAGGATTATAAAGGTTTGGTGATCAGTAACGAAGGGGCCAACTTCAGCGCCGGTGCCAACGTGGGCATGATCTTTATGATGGCGGTAGAACAGGAGTACGACGAACTGAGCATGGTGATCCGTGCTTTCCAAAATACTATGATGCGTATCCGCTACTCATCTATCCCGGTGGTCATCGCTCCACACCAAATGGCCTTAGGCGGCGGTTGCGAAATGTGTCTGCATGCCGATAAAGTAGTTGCCCATGCCGAAACCTATATGGGCCTGGTGGAGTTTGGCGTAGGCCTGATCCCCGGCGGCGGCGGTACTAAAGAATTCGCTCTAAGGTTATCAGACGAGTTACAGGATGGCGATATCGAAATGAACAACTTCCGTGAGCGCTTCCTTACTATCGGCCAAGCCAAGGTATCCACATCAGCCTACGAAGCTTTTGAACTTGGGTACCTGAAAAAAGGCCGCGATGTGGTAGTCGTATCCGAAAAGCGTTTACTGGCCGAAGCTAAAAATCAATGCTTATTACTGGCCGATGAGGGATATGTACAGCCCATTAAACGTGCCGATATCAGGGTACTGGGCCGGCAGGCTTTAGGTTTGGGGTATGTGGGAGCCAACAGCATGTACAGCGGCAATTATATTAGCGAACACGATGTAAAGATATCGCAAAAACTGGCCTACGTACTTTGCGGCGGCGACCTTTCGCAACCCACCACGGTGAGCGAAGATTACCTGCTTGATCTGGAGCGCGAAGCCTTTTTACAGCTATGCACCGAGCGTAAAACGCTGGAGCGTATACAGAGTATTATTACGGGTGGTAAGGTGCTGAGAAATTAA
- a CDS encoding DUF2147 domain-containing protein — MTAFKKNFIGFAFALLAIICVNIAAKAQDKIEGLWYNAEKTGKIDIKKDANGKFNGKVVWLKEPLKDGKPKLDEMNSDEKLRTRPRLGLPVLNGFVKDGENKYTDGTIYDPLNGKTYSCKMTYKGKTLDIRGYIGISLFGRTTTWTRAE, encoded by the coding sequence ATGACCGCATTTAAAAAGAATTTCATTGGCTTCGCATTTGCACTGCTGGCCATTATTTGTGTAAACATTGCCGCTAAGGCACAGGACAAGATAGAAGGCCTGTGGTATAATGCGGAAAAAACCGGCAAGATCGATATTAAAAAAGATGCCAACGGCAAATTCAACGGCAAGGTAGTTTGGCTGAAAGAACCATTAAAAGACGGCAAACCCAAGCTTGACGAAATGAACAGCGACGAGAAGCTGCGTACGCGTCCGCGTTTAGGTCTGCCCGTACTGAACGGCTTTGTAAAAGATGGCGAAAATAAATACACCGATGGTACCATTTACGATCCGCTGAACGGCAAAACCTATTCCTGCAAAATGACCTATAAAGGCAAAACGCTGGATATCCGCGGGTATATCGGTATATCGCTCTTCGGGCGTACTACTACGTGGACGCGGGCGGAGTAG